One genomic region from Gemmatimonadota bacterium encodes:
- the lexA gene encoding repressor LexA produces MAYTSPGKTREKIYDFVRERILSGTPPTTRDVQRAFGFRAVQSARQHLEKLVFEGKLAKVDGRSRGYRLPEFGKASPTQLIAMLGRVQAGELTEAMEDPPEYIMVQTRFDDDELFALTVEGESMLHAGILPGDMVIVRRQPTASPGDIVVALVGDEATVKRYRERDGRVELHPENEAFDPIIPREDGAPFSLLGKVIEIRRSVE; encoded by the coding sequence ATGGCCTACACATCGCCTGGAAAGACCAGGGAGAAGATCTACGATTTCGTGCGGGAGCGTATCTTGAGCGGGACCCCGCCCACGACCCGGGACGTGCAGCGCGCCTTCGGGTTCCGTGCGGTCCAGTCCGCCCGCCAGCACCTGGAGAAGCTGGTGTTCGAGGGGAAACTCGCCAAGGTGGACGGCCGATCCCGGGGTTACCGGCTGCCGGAGTTCGGCAAGGCCAGCCCCACCCAGTTGATCGCCATGCTGGGGCGCGTACAGGCGGGTGAGCTGACCGAGGCCATGGAGGATCCGCCGGAATACATCATGGTGCAGACGCGTTTCGACGACGATGAACTCTTCGCCCTGACCGTGGAGGGGGAGAGCATGCTTCATGCCGGCATCCTGCCGGGGGACATGGTGATCGTGCGCCGGCAGCCGACGGCCAGTCCGGGGGACATCGTGGTGGCCCTGGTGGGCGACGAGGCGACGGTCAAGCGGTACCGGGAGCGGGACGGCCGCGTCGAGTTGCATCCGGAGAACGAGGCCTTCGATCCGATCATCCCCCGGGAGGACGGCGCGCCCTTTTCGCTGCTGGGCAAGGTCATCGAGATACGGCGGAGCGTCGAGTAG